Proteins co-encoded in one Erinaceus europaeus chromosome 2, mEriEur2.1, whole genome shotgun sequence genomic window:
- the PTH2 gene encoding tuberoinfundibular peptide of 39 residues, with the protein METSQMPRSLRVPLLLMLLLLLVPWGISSASGVTLPPEGVFRLVPRALGGAPAGRPGPRRSLALADDAAFRERARLLAALERRHWLNSYMKKLLVLPGP; encoded by the exons ATGGAGACCAGCCAGATGCCCAGAAGCCTCCGGGTGCCGCTGCTgctgatgctgctgctgctgcttgtgCCCTGGGGCATCAGCTCAGCCTCCGGAGTCACCCTGCCCCCCGAGGGGGTCTTCAGGTTAGT CCCGCGCGCCCTCGGCGGGGCCCCGGCGGGGAGACCCGGCCCGCGGCGGAGCCTGGCGCTGGCGGACGACGCGGCCTTCCGGGAGCGCGCGCGGCTGCTGGCCGCCCTGGAGCGCCGCCACTGGCTCAACTCGTACATGAAGAAGCTGCTGGTGCTCCCCGGGCCCTGA
- the KASH5 gene encoding protein KASH5 yields the protein MRPGRGALGAPGDARSLPAAVPAATESQGRPMDLPSSRPGGSATKVCLWDQPEEGSLGTPLSLEEQILNSTFEACDPQRTGTVTVSHLLAYLEAVTGRGPQDARLQTLACSLDPNGEGPRATVDLDTFLVVMRDWIAACQLDGGLELEEEAALQGNLATQQLPSGCLEAEEPANLESFGGEDPRAELPAAAELLSSLEDLELSNRRLAGENAKLRRSVERAEEGSACLGEEIAALRKQLRSTQQALQFAKSVDEELEDLKTLAKSLEEQNRSLLAQARQTEKEQQHLVAEIETLQEENGKLLAERDGVKRRSEELAVEKDALKRQLCECEQLICQRDAILSERTHDAENLARTLEEYRATTQELRQEISHLEEQLSQTLVDPEELPQGAQARRVDWTTLPPQSLGVEIQAIRQSQDAAANLSSPLCGVWQWAEVVSEAEAEGGAELPSEALAAGQGSFRGDSAPPGWGWKEPAMWLPRREDEAEAESQVMADLSDPPIGDDPGSPPESPTPQRALVPVETELVPVARPVWGCPCLLCPLHPQQLSVTRHPLIPRPALGLLLLLLLLLWALLGQSPPPTWPHLQLYHLQPPPV from the exons TGTGCCTCTGGGACCAGCCCGAGGAGGGCAGCCTGGGGACGCCGCTCAGCTTGGAGGAGCAGATTCTCAACTCCACATTCGAAGCCTGTGACCCTCAGAGGACAG GCACCGTGACTGTATCCCACCTGCTGGCCTACCTGGAGGCTGTGACCGGGCGGGGCCCCCAGGATGCTCGCCTCCAAACGCTGGCCTGCAGCCTGGATCCCAACGGGGAGGGCCCCCGGGCCACTGTGGACTTGGACACCTTCCTGGTGGTCATGCGGGACTGGATCGCGGCCTGTCAGCTGGACGG GGGATTAGAGCTGGAAGAAGAGGCTGCCTTGCAGGGGAACCTGGCCACCCAGCAGCTGCCATCTG GATGCCTGGAAGCTGAGGAGCCAGCCAACCTGGAGAGCTTCGGAGGGGAAGACCCCCGAGCTGAGCT GCCGGCGGCCGCTGAGCTGCTGAGCAGCCTGGAGGACCTGGAGCTCAGCAACCGGCGGCTGGCGGGGGAGAACGCCAAGCTGCGGCGCAGCGTGGAGAGGGCGGAGGAGGGCTCGGCGTGCCTGGGCGAGGAGATCGCGGCCCTGCGCAAGCAGCTCCGCAG TACCCAGCAGGCCCTGCAGTTTGCCAAGTCGGTGGACGAGGAACTTGAGGACTTGAAGACTCTGGCCAAGAGCCTGGAGGAGCAGAACCGCAGCCTGCTGGCCCAGGCCCGGCAGACG GAGAAGGAGCAGcagcatctggtggctgaaatagaGACGCTGCAGGAAGAG AACGGGAAGCTGCTGGCCGAGCGGGATGGCGTGAAGAGGAGGAGTGAGGAGCTGGCCGTGGAGAAGGATGCCTTGAAG CGGCAGCTCTGTGAGTGTGAACAACTCATTTGCCAGCGAGACGCCATCCTCTctgag CGCACCCACGATGCGGAGAATCTGGCCAGGACTCTGGAGGAATACAGAGCCACCACCCAG GAGCTGAGGCAGGAAATCtctcacctggaagagcagctgagtCAGACCCTCGTGGACCCGGAGGA GCTGCCCCAGGGAGCCCAGGCGAGAAGAGTGGACTGGACCACGCTGCCGCCCCAGTCGCTGGGCGTGGAGATCCAGGCCATCCGGCAG AGTCAGGACGCAGCCGCCAACCTCAGCAGCCCGCTGTGTGGGGTGTGGCAGTGGGCCGAGGTGGTCAGCGAGGCCGAGGCCGAGGGAGGAGCTGAGCTTCCGTCTGAGGCCCTTGCTGCGGGACAG GGTAGCTTCCGGGGAGACTCAGCCCCTCCTGGATGGGGGTGGAAGGAGCCAGCCATGTG GTTGCCCAGGAGAGAGGACGAGGCTGAAGCGGAGAGCCAGGTCATG GCCGATCTCTCAGACCCTCCTATTGGAGACGACCCAGGAAGCCCCCCCGAGAG TCCCACCCCGCAACGAGCCCTGGTGCCTGTAGAGACGGAGCTGGTTCCTGTTGCCCGGCCGGTCTGGGGCTGCCCCTGCCTCCTGTGCCCTCTGCACCCCCAGCAGCTCAG CGTCACTCGGCACCCCCTGATCCCCCGCCCGGCGCTgggcctgctgctgctgctgctgctgctgctctgggcgctgctgggccagtccccaccccccacctggccccacctccaGCTCTACCACCTCCAGCCGCCCCCCGTATGA